A genomic region of Micromonospora sp. NBRC 110009 contains the following coding sequences:
- a CDS encoding exo-beta-N-acetylmuramidase NamZ family protein encodes MQRRRFLTSSGAVAAGAVAAAAPGTGHAVPGIRRVATGLDVLVDSGFTALAGQRVGVVSNPTGVDSAYRHLVDLMHGTGSVQVVAAFGPEHGFRGSAQAGGSEGTGTDARTGITVYDAYGASQARWESLFTEADVDTVVFDIQDVGARFYTYIWTMYTSMVAAARVGKRYVVLDRPNPVGGRAYGPMMTPAYTSGVGLKEIVQQHGMTVGELARLFNAEFLPADAGRPVELDVVRCRNWKRGLLAADTDLPWVMPSPNMPTTDTALVYPGTCLFEGVASITEGRGTCRPFELIGGLAGDFDHHWGDRLNARNLPGVEFREAYFTPTSAGQKPALLNKLCAGVEVKVVNRAAYDPIRTAVAMLVEARRYPAFAWRADSWDTARPYWVDKLTGSPRLRTMIDAGADVDEVVGSWADELAAFEQRRRPYLLY; translated from the coding sequence ATGCAGCGCAGAAGGTTCCTGACCAGCTCCGGCGCGGTCGCGGCGGGCGCGGTCGCCGCGGCGGCCCCGGGCACGGGGCACGCCGTGCCCGGCATCCGGCGCGTGGCGACCGGCTTGGACGTGCTGGTCGATTCCGGGTTCACCGCACTCGCCGGCCAGCGGGTGGGGGTGGTGTCCAACCCCACCGGCGTCGATTCGGCCTACCGCCACCTGGTCGACCTGATGCACGGCACCGGCAGCGTGCAGGTCGTCGCGGCGTTCGGCCCCGAGCACGGATTCCGCGGGTCCGCCCAGGCCGGCGGCAGCGAGGGCACCGGGACGGACGCCCGGACCGGCATCACCGTCTACGACGCGTACGGCGCCAGCCAGGCCCGGTGGGAAAGCCTGTTCACGGAGGCCGACGTGGACACGGTCGTCTTCGACATCCAGGACGTCGGCGCCCGCTTCTACACCTACATCTGGACGATGTACACCTCGATGGTCGCGGCGGCCCGGGTCGGCAAGCGGTACGTCGTCCTCGACCGGCCCAACCCGGTGGGCGGACGGGCGTACGGGCCGATGATGACGCCGGCCTACACGTCGGGGGTGGGGCTGAAGGAGATCGTCCAGCAGCACGGCATGACCGTCGGCGAACTGGCCCGGCTCTTCAACGCGGAGTTCCTGCCCGCGGACGCCGGACGGCCGGTCGAGCTGGACGTGGTGCGGTGCCGGAACTGGAAGCGTGGGCTGCTCGCCGCCGACACCGACCTGCCCTGGGTGATGCCCAGCCCCAACATGCCCACCACCGACACCGCGCTGGTCTACCCCGGCACCTGCCTCTTCGAGGGAGTCGCCTCGATCACCGAAGGGCGGGGCACCTGCCGGCCGTTCGAGCTGATCGGCGGCCTCGCCGGCGACTTCGACCACCACTGGGGAGACCGACTCAACGCGCGGAACCTGCCGGGCGTCGAGTTCCGCGAGGCGTACTTCACCCCGACCTCGGCGGGGCAGAAGCCGGCGCTGCTGAACAAGCTCTGCGCCGGCGTCGAGGTGAAGGTCGTCAACCGGGCCGCCTACGACCCCATCCGCACCGCGGTGGCGATGCTGGTGGAGGCACGCCGGTACCCGGCGTTCGCGTGGCGGGCGGACTCGTGGGACACCGCCCGGCCGTACTGGGTGGACAAGCTGACCGGCTCGCCCCGGCTGCGCACGATGATCGACGCGGGAGCCGACGTGGACGAGGTGGTCGGCAGCTGGGCCGACGAGCTGGCGGCCTTTGAGCAGCGGCGGCGCCCCTACCTGCTCTACTGA
- a CDS encoding glutathione peroxidase has product MTVFDVSIDALGGGPADLARYRGRALLVVNVASKCGLTPQYAGLQALADQYADRGLTVLGVPCNQFAGQEPGTAAEIEEFCQVNYGLTFPLTEKVDVNGPDRHPLYAALVSTPDAEGHTGDIRWNFEKFLVAPDGTVAARFAPQVTPDSPELRAAIEEVLPLG; this is encoded by the coding sequence ATGACCGTTTTCGACGTATCGATCGACGCCCTCGGCGGCGGCCCGGCGGATCTCGCGCGGTACCGGGGCCGCGCCCTGCTGGTGGTCAACGTGGCCTCGAAGTGCGGGCTCACCCCGCAGTACGCCGGCCTCCAAGCCCTCGCCGACCAGTACGCCGACCGGGGCCTGACCGTGCTCGGCGTGCCGTGCAACCAGTTCGCCGGCCAGGAGCCGGGCACGGCCGCCGAGATCGAGGAGTTCTGCCAGGTCAACTACGGCCTGACCTTTCCCCTGACCGAGAAGGTCGACGTCAACGGCCCCGACCGGCACCCGCTCTACGCCGCGCTGGTGTCCACCCCGGACGCCGAGGGCCACACCGGGGACATCCGGTGGAACTTCGAGAAGTTCCTGGTCGCGCCGGACGGCACGGTGGCGGCCCGGTTCGCCCCGCAGGTGACCCCGGACTCCCCCGAGCTGCGCGCCGCGATCGAGGAGGTGCTGCCGCTCGGCTGA